The genomic segment GAGGCCGTGCCGGCGCTGGAGCAGGCGGGTGATCTCGCAGAGGTTGAAGACGAACAGGCTGTCGGTGACGAGTTCGGCGAGCGTCGCGGCCGAGCGCATGGCGTGGAAGCGGTCGTCCGCCGGCCCGGCATGGGCCGGGTCGATCGCCCCGAAATCCGGCACGCGCTCCGGGCTCGTCACGAAGTCGGGCGCGTATTCCGCGCTCTCGTGGAAGTCGCGCAGGATCACCCGATCCGGCCAGCCGTCGCGGTGGACCAGAATCATGTTCTGGCCGTGCGCCTCCAGGGCGACGCCGTGGCCCGCGAGCAGGTGCCAGACCGGCAGCACCGCGACCGTGACCAAGCGGTCGAGCCAAGCGTCGCGGCCGTAGCGTTCGAGCCAGGGCGCGATGAAGGGGCTCCCGTCCGCCTCGCACACGGCCAGCGCGTTGAAGGGCACGGCCGCTTCGCCGGGAACGAGACGCGGGCTCTCCCGCCAGATCGCGGCGAGCTGCCCGGCGAGCGGACCGTCCCGGTCGGCGAGCGCGGCAGCGTATTCGCGCAGCACCGTCACGCGGCCCTGCAGCGCGGGATCGGCGGCGACGAGGCCGGCGAGCCAGTCGGACAGGGCCGGGCCGGTCAGCACGAAATGCGGGTCGAGGATGCGCAGGCTCGAGGTCGAGACGACGGCAAGCGCCAGCTTCACGCTCGCGGCGGACGGGTCGTCGAGATTGTGCAGCGTGCGCAGGGACTGGCTCGCGACATAGCGCGGGCCGGCGGTGCCGAGCGCGACGGCGCGGCCCTCCGCCAGCCAGGGGGCGCAAAGCCTCCTCTTCGAGCCGGCGCATCTGCCAGGGATGGACCGGCAGCAGCGTGTGCGTGTCGATGGAATGGCCGGCTGCGGCGAGGCGGCTGGCGAGGACGTCCCCCTCCCCGCCGAGTTCGGCCCGCCAGAACCCATCCTCCGGGCCCGGCAGCGCGAGGGCGATGGTGTCCCGACGGACAGCCAGCCATTCGAGGCGGAACGGCGCGGCGGCTTCGGGCCCGTAGCGGTGGTGATCCTCCAGAGAGAAGCCGGTGCGCGCCTTGAAGCTCGGATGGTAGGGATGGCCCTCCCACAAAGCCGCATCGAGCGCGGCGAAGGGCAGCGCGCGGCGCTCCGGCGGCGACAGGTTTTGGCTATTCCAGCGGCAGAGTTCGACCGTCTGCCGAAGCTCGGCCCGCAGCCGCGTCCGGTGCTCCGGGGCGGCGGGAAGGGCTTCCACGAGGGTGGCGAGGTCGGCCTGCACCCAGGCGCCCTCTTCGCCTGCCATCTCGACCGAACCGGAATCGAGGCGGGGGCGGCCGAAGGGGGGCCGAGAGTACCGGCCGCGCGAAAGCGATGGGAGCCGACGCGCCATGCGATCCGACCGGAGACGTTGGGGGCCGGCTCGCGCTCGGCCAGCCCTTCGAACAGGACGGCTTCGGCCAACTGGCGCAGGACACGCGCTTCGGGCTGCTCCAAGGTTTCGGGAAGCATGGCCTCAGGACGCGAGGGCATGGCCGGCCTCGCCCCGAGCCGCCCGAAGCAGGAGCGGGTTCGGCATGTCGATGTAGTTGCCGGTGCCGTCGCCCGAGGCGAGTTCGTCGCGGTCGGACAGGCGCACCCGCAGGTTGGCCTTGGTGCAGAGCGTCGGACCGTCGAGCACCGAGCGGGCGAAGGCGCGGCCGGCGCCGGTCATGCGGCGTGCCATCGCCTCCAGGCGGCGGGCGAGGTCGTCGAGGAGCGTTTCCTCGCGCGCCACCCCGTCATGGCCCATCCGGGCGATGACGGAGAAGATCTGGTTGACCACGAGATAATAGGCCAGCCGTCGGCGGATCTCGCCGTCCGGGAAATAGAGCGAGGCGATGGCGCCGGTCTCGGGCGCATCGCGCAGCAGCCGGGGGCGTGCGGATTCCGAGAGGTAGAAGCCCTGGTTGTCGCGGTAGAAGCCGCGCTCGGGCCAGCCGGAGGCGACATCGAGCAGCGCGTTCTGCTGGTGGGCCTCCAACGCGATGCCGTGCGCGTCGTAGAGGGCGACGACGGGCTCCAGCATGCAATCGAGATAGCGGGCGAACCACGTGCGGGCGGCCTGGGCGCGCGCAGCCGAACCCTCCGGGCAGACCTGCCGCAGCAGGGCCTCCAGCCGCGAGAGCCGGCCGGGCAGCGGCTCGGCGGTGAGGGCTGCCAGCGTGGCGACACCCCGCTCCGCCCCGTCGCGGAACGGATTCTCGCGCAGGACCGTCTCGAAGCCGCTCTCTTCGCGGTCGGGGCTGTGCAGGGTGAGGTAGGCGGGGTCGGCGAGGATCTGGAAGTTGAGATGGCGGGTGCCGAAACCGCTCTTGCCCAGCAGCCGGGCCATGGCGACGCCGGCCTTGAGTTCGGCGAGCCGGTTCACCCGCAGCGAGTTGGTGAGGGTGACGGGCAGCGAGAACTTCGCCATCCACGGGCTCTCGGCGGCGTAGACGGTGCGCAGCGAGGAGGTCGCGGTGAAACGGGGGCCGAAGGCGCCGAGCCGCCGCAGTCGGCCCGCCTCGACCCATGCGGCGACGTGCGGCTCCAGCATCAGCGCCTCGGCCTGGAGCGGATGCATCGGCAGGGCGATCTCGTCGGCGCGCAAGCCCAGCTTAGCAGCGTCGGGGCCGAGCAGGTCGAGGGCGAGGTCGGGCGCGGTGCGGGCCACCGCCGAATCGTGGCGGATGAGGCTCGCCTCAGCGGCGAACACCGCGAGCTGGAACGTGCCCTCCTCCTCCGGCGCGTAGGCGCGGGCCTGCCAGGTGGTGAGGCCCTGCCGGCTCTTGGGCGTCGGGTGCAGCCAGTGGCCGAAGACGAGGGCGCGCTCGGCGGCGATGAAGCCGGTTTCCGCATCCGCCGCCCGCTCCGCGAGGTCGAG from the Methylorubrum extorquens genome contains:
- a CDS encoding siderophore biosynthesis protein, IucA/IucC family (Evidence 2b : Function from indirect experimental evidences (e.g. phenotypes); PubMedId : 8003107; Product type c : carrier), with translation MPPSSQAVAEAAAFRSFANGYLREIDPGIRIRHALTDGPPAPCIEWNLRSRRLAIRAEILSPSLCGAQAFGRLWTRHLHEPRWRPVAPMRALQELLGEAYSRTDEGRGDTARERELELLGRVLDSYRETARLLDLAERAADAETGFIAAERALVFGHWLHPTPKSRQGLTTWQARAYAPEEEGTFQLAVFAAEASLIRHDSAVARTAPDLALDLLGPDAAKLGLRADEIALPMHPLQAEALMLEPHVAAWVEAGRLRRLGAFGPRFTATSSLRTVYAAESPWMAKFSLPVTLTNSLRVNRLAELKAGVAMARLLGKSGFGTRHLNFQILADPAYLTLHSPDREESGFETVLRENPFRDGAERGVATLAALTAEPLPGRLSRLEALLRQVCPEGSAARAQAARTWFARYLDCMLEPVVALYDAHGIALEAHQQNALLDVASGWPERGFYRDNQGFYLSESARPRLLRDAPETGAIASLYFPDGEIRRRLAYYLVVNQIFSVIARMGHDGVAREETLLDDLARRLEAMARRMTGAGRAFARSVLDGPTLCTKANLRVRLSDRDELASGDGTGNYIDMPNPLLLRAARGEAGHALAS